From Arachis stenosperma cultivar V10309 chromosome 2, arast.V10309.gnm1.PFL2, whole genome shotgun sequence, one genomic window encodes:
- the LOC130960994 gene encoding uncharacterized protein LOC130960994: protein MPCYAPSFCPYLVTTPSTSVHGGSRHRRPTKRNVTIHYPKMSLNNNNDNTSNPNPSSLLTSLTKLLWGQSLPPGLLVSTARATWNATWRLMMSQLAPSDPSGGYARPASKFRLPQKNISSPTSLHLYVALPCPWAHRTLIVRALKGLEDAVPVSVASPGQDGSWEFKQANGPGLSPGLDKANRCRTLREVYGMRKGGYDGRATVPMLWDKDSKEVLCNESYDIIEFFNSGLNGLAHNPGLDLSPSELKGKIEEWYSVIYPNVNNGVYRCGFAQTQEAYDRAVNELFGTLDKLEDHLTSSRYLCGEKLTLVDICLFTTLIRFDVAYNVLFKCTKKKLCEYPNLHAYMRDIYQMPKVAETCNFSEIMDGYYKILFPLNPGSIRPIMPSTSEHEILCKPHGRESLSAALPVFVK, encoded by the exons ATGCCGTGTTATGCCCCTTCTTTCTGTCCCTACCTGGTAACTACCCCGTCCACCTCCGTCCACGGCGGTTCCCGTCACCGGAGACCGACCAAACGCAACGTCACCATCCACTACCCAAAAATGTCCCTAAACAACAACAACGATAACACATCAAACCCTAACCCCTCTTCCTTGCTGACGTCGCTTACCAAACTCCTCTGGGGACAATCACTTCCGCCGGGCCTCCTAGTTTCCACCGCGCGTGCCACGTGGAATGCCACGTGGCGCCTCATGATGTCACAGCTCGCTCCCTCCGACCCCTCAGGCGGTTACGCCAGGCCGGCCTCCAAGTTCCGCTTACCACAGAAGAACATCTCAAGCCCAACGAGCCTGCACCTCTACGTGGCCCTTCCATGCCCGTGGGCCCACCGGACACTTATAGTCCGGGCCCTCAAGGGCCTTGAGGACGCCGTCCCGGTTTCCGTAGCATCCCCAGGCCAGGACGGGTCGTGGGAGTTCAAACAGGCCAATGGGCCGGGTTTAAGCCCGGGACTGGACAAGGCAAACAGGTGTAGAACGTTGAGGGAAGTTTATGGGATGAGAAAAGGTGGGTATGATGGGAGGGCCACGGTGCCTATGCTGTGGGACAAGGATTCGAAGGAGGTTTTGTGCAATGAGAGTTATGACATAATTGAATTTTTCAATTCCGGGTTGAACGGGTTGGCCCACAACCCGGGTTTGGATCTATCGCCTTCTGAGTTGAAGGGGAAGATTGAGGAATGGTATAGTGTGATATACCCAAATGTGAACAATGGTGTTTACAG GTGTGGATTTGCACAGACACAAGAAGCTTATGACAGAGCAGTGAATGAGTTGTTTGGAACATTAGACAAGCTGGAGGATCACTTGACCAGTTCCCGCTACTTATGTGGAGAAAAATTGACCCTTGTAGATATATGTCTGTTTACCACTCTAATTCGGTTTGATGTTGCATACAATGTTCTTTTTAAGTGTACCAAGAAGAAGTTATGTGAGTATCCAAATCTACATGCCTACATGCGTGACATTTATCAG ATGCCTAAGGTTGCAGAAACCTGCAATTTTTCAGAAATCATGGATGGTTATTACAAAATACTTTTCCCTCTAAATCCAGGGAGCATAAGACCAATCATGCCTTCCACTTCTGAGCATGAAATCCTTTGCAAACCTCATGGTAGGGAGTCTCTATCAGCAGCTTTACCTGTCTTTGTTAAATAG
- the LOC130960993 gene encoding probable inactive histone-lysine N-methyltransferase SUVR2 isoform X3: MAPPNANVKAAYRAMAGLGISESQVKPVLKKLLKLYDKNWALIEEENYRALADAIFEPDDENQVLDQKRVPEQKKKKKKVNEEEMENEEEAEMNLESARPLKRVRLRGQESQSLHPTASCSPTLATSPSKQSDTSGGNLRTEVHPAPTQDVIVGKGKQPVSPDLNPRRRRLISESERASQSVPSKDPTAKPELSSVGGSSLNKNAAGKQNGHVNMASSQSTAGDILPSSNERATSSIEIASSTKGEVKISLSCSSAVGGPDFHMPSQDQILKMMEDKCLHSYKITDPNFSVPKLLKDICDCVLEFKIYSDGSQEGALIRSRDDMLKESETHGTLSVTRNKDLDALSLPPSGTIHVESSATLPSPRNPFSLANRTGQVDAVLVSRDAIHHLSENDDGMELEDPTSPNSRSLVVVPQHELTADDIRSIHDVNDLTKAEESVQISWVNEVTKDFLPPFHYIPQNLVFQNASVNILLSRIGDEDCCSSCVGNCVSSPTPCACANKNGGEFAYNARGLLKEGFLEGCIAISRNPKRYYAFCKDCPIERSKNDDCLEPCKGHLKRKFIKECWSKCGCGKQCGNRIVQRGITCNLQVFFTPEGKGWGLRTLEELPKDWGSRFVKDEEALSLDAASFGNAARFINHRCYDSNLVEIPVEIEGPGHHYYHFALFTCKKVAAKEELTWDYGIDFDDHDNPIKPFQCKCGSKFCRNMKRSNRSVRSSPSNARCSL; this comes from the exons ATGGCACCACCCAATGCAAATGTGAAAGCGGCCTATCGTGCGATGGCAGGTCTTGGGATTTCTGAATCACAAGTGAAACCAGTACTAAAGAAGCTCCTTAAATTGTATGATAAAAATTGGGCACTTATTGAAGAAGAGAATTATAGAGCTCTGGCAGATGCCATATTTGAGCCTGATGACGAAAATCAG GTCCTAGACCAGAAAAGGGTTccagaacagaaaaagaaaaagaagaaagttaAC GAAGAAGAGATGGAGAACGAAGAAGAAGCTGAGATGAATTTGGAGTCAGCCCGCCCTTTGAAGAGAGTGCGTCTAAGAGGCCAAGAGAGTCAGTCTTTGCATCCTACAGCTAGCTGTTCCCCCACACTTGCCACCTCCCCATCAAAACAATCTGACACATCTGGTGGAAATTTGAGAACTGAAGTGCACCCAGCTCCAACACAAGATGTTATTGTTGGCAAGGGAAAACAACCCGTGTCACCCGATCTTAATCCCAGAAGAAGGAGATTGATATCTGAATCCGAAAGAGCATCCCAATCAGTCCCTTCTAAAGATCCAACAGCCAAACCAG AGCTATCAAGTGTTGGGGGCTCATCATTGAACAAAAATGCAGCTGGAAAGCAAAATGGTCATGTCAATATGGCATCATCACAATCCACAGCTGGAGATATTCTTCCTTCCTCAAATGAAAGAGCTACATCTAGTATAGAGATAGCCTCGTCTACTAAGGGAGAGGTAAAAATTTCTCTGAGTTGCAGCTCAGCTGTTGGGGGACCAGATTTTCATATGCCTAGTCAAGATCAAATTCTAAAAATGATGGAGGATAAATGTCTGCATTCATATAAAATCACTGATCCGAATTTTTCTGTTCCGAAACTGTTGAAAGATATATGTGACTGTGTCCTGGAATTCAAAATCTATTCAGATGGTTCCCAGGAAGGAGCTCTCATAAGATCACGGGACGATATGTTAAAGGAATCTGAGACACATGGCACACTGAGTGTCACAAGAAATAAGGATTTGGATGCGCTTTCTCTTCCACCAAGTGGAACAATTCATGTTGAGTCTTCTGCCACCTTGCCATCTCCCCGAAATCCCTTTTCTCTTGCCAACCGCACTGGTCAGGTTGATGCTGTACTGGTTTCCAGGGATGCTATACATCATTTGTCAGAAAATGATGATGGAATGGAGTTGGAGGATCCTACTTCCCCAAATTCACGCAGTTTAGTGGTTGTTCCACAGCATGAACTTACAGCTGATGATATACGGTCGATTCACGATGTTAATGACCTCACAAAAGCAGAGGAAAGTGTTCAAATTTCATGGGTCAATGAAGTTACTAAGGATTTCCTGCCCCCTTTTCACTACATACCCCAAAACCTTGTGTTCCAAAATGCTTCTGTGAACATTTTGCTATCTCGTATTGGGGATGAGGACTGTTGCTCATCTTGTGTGGGAAATTGTGTCTCATCACCTACACCCTGTGCCTGTGCAAACAAAAATGGAGGGGAATTTGCATATAATGCACGAGGCCTATTGAAGGAAGGCTTTTTGGAAGGGTGCATTGCCATCAGCCGTAACCCTAAACGATATTATGCCTTTTGCAAAGACTGCCCAATTGAAAGATCTAAGAATGATGATTGTTTAGAACCATGTAAAGGACACTTGAAGAGGAAATTTATTAAAGAATGTTGGAGCAAATGTGGCTGTGGGAAACAGTGTGGCAATCGGATTGTTCAGCGTGGAATAACTTGCAATCTGCAG GTATTTTTCACTCCGGAAGGAAAAGGATGGGGTCTTCGTACTTTAGAAGAGCTGCCAAAAG ATTGGGGTTCAAGATTTGTGAAGGATGAAGAAGCTCTAAGCTTGGATGCTGCTTCCTTTGGTAATGCTGCTAGGTTTATCAATCACAG GTGTTATGATTCTAACTTGGTTGAGATCCCTGTTGAAATTGAAGGCCCAGGGCATCACTACTATCAT TTTGCCTTGTTCACTTGCAAAAAAGTAGCAGCAAAGGAAGAGCTCACTTGG GACTATGGCATTGACTTTGATGACCATGATAACCCTATCAAGCCGTTCCAGTGCAAATGTGGAAGTAAATTCTGTAGGAATATGAAGCGTTCAAATA GGTCAGTGAGGTCTTCACCATCAAATGCAAGATGTTCTCTTTGA
- the LOC130960993 gene encoding probable inactive histone-lysine N-methyltransferase SUVR2 isoform X1, which translates to MAPPNANVKAAYRAMAGLGISESQVKPVLKKLLKLYDKNWALIEEENYRALADAIFEPDDENQVLDQKRVPEQKKKKKKVNEEEMENEEEAEMNLESARPLKRVRLRGQESQSLHPTASCSPTLATSPSKQSDTSGGNLRTEVHPAPTQDVIVGKGKQPVSPDLNPRRRRLISESERASQSVPSKDPTAKPELSSVGGSSLNKNAAGKQNGHVNMASSQSTAGDILPSSNERATSSIEIASSTKGEVKISLSCSSAVGGPDFHMPSQDQILKMMEDKCLHSYKITDPNFSVPKLLKDICDCVLEFKIYSDGSQEGALIRSRDDMLKESETHGTLSVTRNKDLDALSLPPSGTIHVESSATLPSPRNPFSLANRTGQVDAVLVSRDAIHHLSENDDGMELEDPTSPNSRSLVVVPQHELTADDIRSIHDVNDLTKAEESVQISWVNEVTKDFLPPFHYIPQNLVFQNASVNILLSRIGDEDCCSSCVGNCVSSPTPCACANKNGGEFAYNARGLLKEGFLEGCIAISRNPKRYYAFCKDCPIERSKNDDCLEPCKGHLKRKFIKECWSKCGCGKQCGNRIVQRGITCNLQVFFTPEGKGWGLRTLEELPKGAFVCEFVGEILTIKELHERNMKHAVTGEYTYPVLLDADWGSRFVKDEEALSLDAASFGNAARFINHRCYDSNLVEIPVEIEGPGHHYYHFALFTCKKVAAKEELTWDYGIDFDDHDNPIKPFQCKCGSKFCRNMKRSNRSVRSSPSNARCSL; encoded by the exons ATGGCACCACCCAATGCAAATGTGAAAGCGGCCTATCGTGCGATGGCAGGTCTTGGGATTTCTGAATCACAAGTGAAACCAGTACTAAAGAAGCTCCTTAAATTGTATGATAAAAATTGGGCACTTATTGAAGAAGAGAATTATAGAGCTCTGGCAGATGCCATATTTGAGCCTGATGACGAAAATCAG GTCCTAGACCAGAAAAGGGTTccagaacagaaaaagaaaaagaagaaagttaAC GAAGAAGAGATGGAGAACGAAGAAGAAGCTGAGATGAATTTGGAGTCAGCCCGCCCTTTGAAGAGAGTGCGTCTAAGAGGCCAAGAGAGTCAGTCTTTGCATCCTACAGCTAGCTGTTCCCCCACACTTGCCACCTCCCCATCAAAACAATCTGACACATCTGGTGGAAATTTGAGAACTGAAGTGCACCCAGCTCCAACACAAGATGTTATTGTTGGCAAGGGAAAACAACCCGTGTCACCCGATCTTAATCCCAGAAGAAGGAGATTGATATCTGAATCCGAAAGAGCATCCCAATCAGTCCCTTCTAAAGATCCAACAGCCAAACCAG AGCTATCAAGTGTTGGGGGCTCATCATTGAACAAAAATGCAGCTGGAAAGCAAAATGGTCATGTCAATATGGCATCATCACAATCCACAGCTGGAGATATTCTTCCTTCCTCAAATGAAAGAGCTACATCTAGTATAGAGATAGCCTCGTCTACTAAGGGAGAGGTAAAAATTTCTCTGAGTTGCAGCTCAGCTGTTGGGGGACCAGATTTTCATATGCCTAGTCAAGATCAAATTCTAAAAATGATGGAGGATAAATGTCTGCATTCATATAAAATCACTGATCCGAATTTTTCTGTTCCGAAACTGTTGAAAGATATATGTGACTGTGTCCTGGAATTCAAAATCTATTCAGATGGTTCCCAGGAAGGAGCTCTCATAAGATCACGGGACGATATGTTAAAGGAATCTGAGACACATGGCACACTGAGTGTCACAAGAAATAAGGATTTGGATGCGCTTTCTCTTCCACCAAGTGGAACAATTCATGTTGAGTCTTCTGCCACCTTGCCATCTCCCCGAAATCCCTTTTCTCTTGCCAACCGCACTGGTCAGGTTGATGCTGTACTGGTTTCCAGGGATGCTATACATCATTTGTCAGAAAATGATGATGGAATGGAGTTGGAGGATCCTACTTCCCCAAATTCACGCAGTTTAGTGGTTGTTCCACAGCATGAACTTACAGCTGATGATATACGGTCGATTCACGATGTTAATGACCTCACAAAAGCAGAGGAAAGTGTTCAAATTTCATGGGTCAATGAAGTTACTAAGGATTTCCTGCCCCCTTTTCACTACATACCCCAAAACCTTGTGTTCCAAAATGCTTCTGTGAACATTTTGCTATCTCGTATTGGGGATGAGGACTGTTGCTCATCTTGTGTGGGAAATTGTGTCTCATCACCTACACCCTGTGCCTGTGCAAACAAAAATGGAGGGGAATTTGCATATAATGCACGAGGCCTATTGAAGGAAGGCTTTTTGGAAGGGTGCATTGCCATCAGCCGTAACCCTAAACGATATTATGCCTTTTGCAAAGACTGCCCAATTGAAAGATCTAAGAATGATGATTGTTTAGAACCATGTAAAGGACACTTGAAGAGGAAATTTATTAAAGAATGTTGGAGCAAATGTGGCTGTGGGAAACAGTGTGGCAATCGGATTGTTCAGCGTGGAATAACTTGCAATCTGCAG GTATTTTTCACTCCGGAAGGAAAAGGATGGGGTCTTCGTACTTTAGAAGAGCTGCCAAAAGGTGCATTTGTGTGCGAATTTGTTGGAGAGATATTAACTATTAAAGAGTTGCATGAGAGGAACATGAAACATGCTGTAACTGGGGAATATACATACCCGGTTCTACTGGATGCAGATTGGGGTTCAAGATTTGTGAAGGATGAAGAAGCTCTAAGCTTGGATGCTGCTTCCTTTGGTAATGCTGCTAGGTTTATCAATCACAG GTGTTATGATTCTAACTTGGTTGAGATCCCTGTTGAAATTGAAGGCCCAGGGCATCACTACTATCAT TTTGCCTTGTTCACTTGCAAAAAAGTAGCAGCAAAGGAAGAGCTCACTTGG GACTATGGCATTGACTTTGATGACCATGATAACCCTATCAAGCCGTTCCAGTGCAAATGTGGAAGTAAATTCTGTAGGAATATGAAGCGTTCAAATA GGTCAGTGAGGTCTTCACCATCAAATGCAAGATGTTCTCTTTGA
- the LOC130960993 gene encoding probable inactive histone-lysine N-methyltransferase SUVR2 isoform X2, with protein sequence MAPPNANVKAAYRAMAGLGISESQVKPVLKKLLKLYDKNWALIEEENYRALADAIFEPDDENQVLDQKRVPEQKKKKKKVNEEEMENEEEAEMNLESARPLKRVRLRGQESQSLHPTASCSPTLATSPSKQSDTSGGNLRTEVHPAPTQDVIVGKGKQPVSPDLNPRRRRLISESERASQSVPSKDPTAKPAGKQNGHVNMASSQSTAGDILPSSNERATSSIEIASSTKGEVKISLSCSSAVGGPDFHMPSQDQILKMMEDKCLHSYKITDPNFSVPKLLKDICDCVLEFKIYSDGSQEGALIRSRDDMLKESETHGTLSVTRNKDLDALSLPPSGTIHVESSATLPSPRNPFSLANRTGQVDAVLVSRDAIHHLSENDDGMELEDPTSPNSRSLVVVPQHELTADDIRSIHDVNDLTKAEESVQISWVNEVTKDFLPPFHYIPQNLVFQNASVNILLSRIGDEDCCSSCVGNCVSSPTPCACANKNGGEFAYNARGLLKEGFLEGCIAISRNPKRYYAFCKDCPIERSKNDDCLEPCKGHLKRKFIKECWSKCGCGKQCGNRIVQRGITCNLQVFFTPEGKGWGLRTLEELPKGAFVCEFVGEILTIKELHERNMKHAVTGEYTYPVLLDADWGSRFVKDEEALSLDAASFGNAARFINHRCYDSNLVEIPVEIEGPGHHYYHFALFTCKKVAAKEELTWDYGIDFDDHDNPIKPFQCKCGSKFCRNMKRSNRSVRSSPSNARCSL encoded by the exons ATGGCACCACCCAATGCAAATGTGAAAGCGGCCTATCGTGCGATGGCAGGTCTTGGGATTTCTGAATCACAAGTGAAACCAGTACTAAAGAAGCTCCTTAAATTGTATGATAAAAATTGGGCACTTATTGAAGAAGAGAATTATAGAGCTCTGGCAGATGCCATATTTGAGCCTGATGACGAAAATCAG GTCCTAGACCAGAAAAGGGTTccagaacagaaaaagaaaaagaagaaagttaAC GAAGAAGAGATGGAGAACGAAGAAGAAGCTGAGATGAATTTGGAGTCAGCCCGCCCTTTGAAGAGAGTGCGTCTAAGAGGCCAAGAGAGTCAGTCTTTGCATCCTACAGCTAGCTGTTCCCCCACACTTGCCACCTCCCCATCAAAACAATCTGACACATCTGGTGGAAATTTGAGAACTGAAGTGCACCCAGCTCCAACACAAGATGTTATTGTTGGCAAGGGAAAACAACCCGTGTCACCCGATCTTAATCCCAGAAGAAGGAGATTGATATCTGAATCCGAAAGAGCATCCCAATCAGTCCCTTCTAAAGATCCAACAGCCAAACCAG CTGGAAAGCAAAATGGTCATGTCAATATGGCATCATCACAATCCACAGCTGGAGATATTCTTCCTTCCTCAAATGAAAGAGCTACATCTAGTATAGAGATAGCCTCGTCTACTAAGGGAGAGGTAAAAATTTCTCTGAGTTGCAGCTCAGCTGTTGGGGGACCAGATTTTCATATGCCTAGTCAAGATCAAATTCTAAAAATGATGGAGGATAAATGTCTGCATTCATATAAAATCACTGATCCGAATTTTTCTGTTCCGAAACTGTTGAAAGATATATGTGACTGTGTCCTGGAATTCAAAATCTATTCAGATGGTTCCCAGGAAGGAGCTCTCATAAGATCACGGGACGATATGTTAAAGGAATCTGAGACACATGGCACACTGAGTGTCACAAGAAATAAGGATTTGGATGCGCTTTCTCTTCCACCAAGTGGAACAATTCATGTTGAGTCTTCTGCCACCTTGCCATCTCCCCGAAATCCCTTTTCTCTTGCCAACCGCACTGGTCAGGTTGATGCTGTACTGGTTTCCAGGGATGCTATACATCATTTGTCAGAAAATGATGATGGAATGGAGTTGGAGGATCCTACTTCCCCAAATTCACGCAGTTTAGTGGTTGTTCCACAGCATGAACTTACAGCTGATGATATACGGTCGATTCACGATGTTAATGACCTCACAAAAGCAGAGGAAAGTGTTCAAATTTCATGGGTCAATGAAGTTACTAAGGATTTCCTGCCCCCTTTTCACTACATACCCCAAAACCTTGTGTTCCAAAATGCTTCTGTGAACATTTTGCTATCTCGTATTGGGGATGAGGACTGTTGCTCATCTTGTGTGGGAAATTGTGTCTCATCACCTACACCCTGTGCCTGTGCAAACAAAAATGGAGGGGAATTTGCATATAATGCACGAGGCCTATTGAAGGAAGGCTTTTTGGAAGGGTGCATTGCCATCAGCCGTAACCCTAAACGATATTATGCCTTTTGCAAAGACTGCCCAATTGAAAGATCTAAGAATGATGATTGTTTAGAACCATGTAAAGGACACTTGAAGAGGAAATTTATTAAAGAATGTTGGAGCAAATGTGGCTGTGGGAAACAGTGTGGCAATCGGATTGTTCAGCGTGGAATAACTTGCAATCTGCAG GTATTTTTCACTCCGGAAGGAAAAGGATGGGGTCTTCGTACTTTAGAAGAGCTGCCAAAAGGTGCATTTGTGTGCGAATTTGTTGGAGAGATATTAACTATTAAAGAGTTGCATGAGAGGAACATGAAACATGCTGTAACTGGGGAATATACATACCCGGTTCTACTGGATGCAGATTGGGGTTCAAGATTTGTGAAGGATGAAGAAGCTCTAAGCTTGGATGCTGCTTCCTTTGGTAATGCTGCTAGGTTTATCAATCACAG GTGTTATGATTCTAACTTGGTTGAGATCCCTGTTGAAATTGAAGGCCCAGGGCATCACTACTATCAT TTTGCCTTGTTCACTTGCAAAAAAGTAGCAGCAAAGGAAGAGCTCACTTGG GACTATGGCATTGACTTTGATGACCATGATAACCCTATCAAGCCGTTCCAGTGCAAATGTGGAAGTAAATTCTGTAGGAATATGAAGCGTTCAAATA GGTCAGTGAGGTCTTCACCATCAAATGCAAGATGTTCTCTTTGA